A window of the Streptomyces sp. NBC_01351 genome harbors these coding sequences:
- a CDS encoding TetR/AcrR family transcriptional regulator, translating to MPPGVRRYDPDRRQRIIDAAIRVVGAKGIAGLSHRSVAAEADVPLGSTTYHFKTLDDLLVAALRQANEGFTPAPALPEPDLAGALARLLGEFLSADRGRVELEYELYLAALRRPALRPVAAEWCESVVAALAPRTDPVTARALVAVMDGISLQVLLTDTEYDEPYAREILSRVLRPA from the coding sequence ATGCCCCCCGGCGTACGGCGCTACGACCCCGACCGGCGGCAGCGGATCATCGACGCCGCGATCCGGGTGGTGGGGGCCAAGGGCATCGCGGGGCTGAGCCACCGCAGCGTGGCCGCGGAGGCCGACGTACCGCTCGGCTCGACGACGTACCACTTCAAGACCCTGGACGACCTGCTGGTCGCGGCCCTCCGGCAGGCCAACGAGGGCTTCACCCCGGCGCCGGCCCTGCCGGAGCCGGACCTGGCGGGGGCGCTGGCGCGCCTGCTCGGGGAGTTCCTGTCGGCCGACCGCGGCCGGGTCGAGCTGGAGTACGAGCTCTACCTGGCGGCCCTGCGGCGGCCGGCGCTGCGGCCGGTGGCGGCGGAGTGGTGCGAGTCGGTCGTGGCGGCGCTGGCCCCGCGGACCGATCCGGTGACGGCCCGCGCGCTGGTCGCCGTGATGGACGGCATCAGCCTGCAGGTGCTGTTGACGGACACCGAGTACGACGAGCCGTACGCCCGCGAAATCCTGTCCCGGGTGCTGCGGCCGGCGTAG
- a CDS encoding MFS transporter encodes MQGFKDVPRVVWLLAAGIFVNAAVSFTFVFVFLYLTGPRGLGAAQAGLIVGIGGVGLVAGNFTGGWYGDRFGHRRVLLTASALGGAALVVLPVVPTVLLALVLPLAQYASGVVRAANSALVAVTVPEGSRRQAFAVTRSLSNAGFAVGAPLGALVATGLSYDWLFVADGLGTLFFALWTARVVPARAAAAPSAAPDGGLGRGGLWRELRARPAVLVLLGAIVVIDVVYRQHLTTFPLYLADHGMDVKAYGLLIAVNCGVIMLLEIPATLALRRRSPLPIIGTGLLLVGGGYAMLLLGVGAATAVAMMVLLTLGEILYKTTATAYVADESPEHAIGRFQSLYAGVSISGFVLAAPLGGLLYATAPGLLWPLCAVLGAAAGATVLAMGARGVRRRGRPAHETGSPRAAVAG; translated from the coding sequence CTGCAGGGGTTCAAGGACGTACCGAGGGTCGTGTGGCTGCTGGCTGCGGGGATCTTCGTCAATGCCGCCGTCAGCTTCACGTTCGTCTTCGTCTTCCTCTACCTGACGGGCCCGCGCGGACTCGGAGCCGCCCAGGCGGGCCTGATCGTCGGCATCGGCGGCGTCGGCCTGGTCGCCGGGAACTTCACCGGCGGCTGGTACGGCGACCGCTTCGGCCACCGCCGGGTGCTGCTCACCGCCTCCGCGCTCGGCGGGGCCGCCCTCGTCGTCCTGCCGGTGGTCCCCACCGTCCTGCTGGCCCTCGTCCTGCCGCTCGCCCAGTACGCCTCGGGGGTGGTCCGCGCCGCCAACTCCGCGCTGGTCGCCGTCACCGTCCCCGAGGGCTCCCGGCGCCAGGCCTTCGCCGTCACCCGCAGCCTGTCCAACGCCGGCTTCGCCGTGGGTGCACCGCTCGGCGCCCTCGTCGCGACCGGGCTCTCGTACGACTGGCTCTTCGTCGCGGACGGCCTCGGCACCCTCTTCTTCGCCCTCTGGACCGCCCGGGTCGTCCCGGCCAGGGCGGCCGCAGCTCCATCCGCGGCCCCGGACGGGGGTCTGGGCCGCGGAGGGCTGTGGCGCGAGCTGCGTGCCCGCCCCGCCGTACTCGTCCTGCTCGGCGCGATCGTCGTCATCGACGTCGTCTACCGGCAGCACCTCACGACCTTCCCCCTGTACCTCGCCGACCACGGCATGGACGTCAAGGCGTACGGACTGCTCATCGCGGTCAACTGCGGAGTGATCATGCTCCTGGAGATCCCCGCCACCCTGGCCCTGCGCCGGCGCTCCCCGCTGCCCATCATCGGGACCGGCCTGCTGCTCGTGGGCGGCGGCTACGCGATGCTGCTGCTCGGGGTGGGCGCCGCGACCGCCGTCGCGATGATGGTGCTGCTCACCCTCGGCGAGATCCTCTACAAGACCACCGCCACCGCGTACGTCGCCGACGAGTCACCGGAACACGCCATCGGCCGTTTCCAGAGCCTGTACGCGGGCGTGTCCATCAGTGGCTTCGTCCTCGCCGCACCCCTCGGCGGGCTCCTGTACGCCACCGCGCCCGGCCTGCTGTGGCCCCTGTGCGCCGTGCTCGGCGCGGCCGCCGGGGCAACCGTGCTGGCCATGGGCGCGCGGGGGGTGCGGCGACGCGGGCGACCGGCACATGAGACCGGTTCGCCCAGGGCGGCCGTCGCCGGTTAG
- a CDS encoding DMT family transporter, translating to MPYVLLAAAIAAEVAGTTAMKYSDGFTKLWPSLGTLLGYVIAFTLLAQTLKTMSVGTAYAIWAGVGTAAIAAIGMVFMGEAATAAKIAGLVLVIAGVVLLNLGGAH from the coding sequence CGCCGAGGTCGCCGGGACCACCGCGATGAAGTACAGCGACGGCTTCACGAAGCTGTGGCCGTCGCTGGGGACGCTGCTCGGCTACGTCATCGCCTTCACCCTGCTCGCGCAGACGCTGAAGACGATGTCGGTGGGCACGGCGTACGCGATCTGGGCGGGTGTCGGCACGGCCGCCATCGCCGCCATCGGCATGGTGTTCATGGGGGAGGCGGCCACCGCCGCGAAGATCGCCGGCCTCGTGCTGGTCATCGCCGGGGTGGTCCTGCTGAACCTGGGCGGGGCGCACTGA
- a CDS encoding winged helix-turn-helix transcriptional regulator: MAQRTHLGDADCSIAQALDVVGDWWTLLIVRDTARGLHRFDELQRELGMSRKVLAERLKLLVEAGVLTREPYQERPVRHEYRLTPRGRGLLPVLVALQDWGDAWVLGEGEMTATTTEASKEADRVHALRGTRVPELLLPDRFGELRDPVADTPFTVLYCFPGAYARAESYPPGWAGIPGAKGCTFESCTYRDQLAEFTAAGATVHGVSTQRADEQREFAEQERLRFPLLSDAELGLTAALRLPTFRAAGVSRIKRLTLVLDRDRVVREVFYPIRDIEASVTAALTAVRTA, translated from the coding sequence ATGGCCCAGCGCACGCACCTCGGCGACGCGGACTGCTCCATCGCCCAGGCCCTCGACGTCGTGGGCGACTGGTGGACGCTGCTGATCGTGCGCGACACCGCCCGCGGCCTGCACCGCTTCGACGAGCTCCAGCGCGAGCTGGGGATGTCCCGCAAGGTCCTCGCCGAGCGGCTGAAGCTGCTCGTCGAGGCGGGAGTGCTGACGCGCGAGCCGTACCAGGAGCGCCCGGTGCGGCACGAATACCGGCTGACCCCGCGAGGGCGGGGACTCCTGCCGGTCCTGGTCGCCCTCCAGGACTGGGGGGACGCCTGGGTCCTGGGAGAGGGAGAGATGACGGCAACGACGACGGAGGCCTCCAAGGAGGCCGACCGGGTGCACGCGCTGCGCGGCACACGGGTGCCGGAGCTGCTGCTGCCGGATCGGTTCGGCGAGCTGCGCGACCCGGTGGCGGACACCCCGTTCACGGTCCTGTACTGCTTCCCGGGTGCGTACGCGCGCGCCGAGTCCTACCCGCCCGGCTGGGCCGGGATCCCGGGCGCCAAGGGCTGTACGTTCGAGTCGTGCACGTACCGCGACCAGCTCGCGGAGTTCACGGCCGCCGGCGCCACCGTGCACGGGGTCTCCACGCAGCGGGCGGACGAGCAGCGGGAGTTCGCGGAGCAGGAGCGGCTGCGGTTCCCGCTCCTCTCGGACGCGGAACTCGGCCTGACGGCGGCGCTGCGGCTGCCGACGTTCCGCGCGGCGGGCGTGAGCCGGATCAAGCGGCTGACCCTGGTCCTGGACCGCGACCGCGTGGTCCGCGAAGTCTTCTACCCGATCCGGGACATCGAGGCGAGCGTGACCGCGGCGCTGACGGCGGTCCGCACCGCGTAG